One window of the Pieris brassicae chromosome Z, ilPieBrab1.1, whole genome shotgun sequence genome contains the following:
- the LOC123718793 gene encoding mucin-2-like isoform X42, whose protein sequence is MSTFREDMRLLILLLLGTAWADVLPNGCPRDFSVHHLLRHEDCKKFYSCSNGVPIEMSCAPGTAFDFDLQKCIEDTSGCAKNDHNFIDSGGTCIPTAHETDCTKYYSCEKGVHVLTSCDPGYRFNTETGKCDVSSKVTCKHIKKRSIQTRCPNDVRIQMNIPHESDCDKYYRCFHGNRILMSCFNGAHYNPKTQSCDTPENAGCVDEEIIEDCPANTFIPIFLPHDTDCSKYYRCFRGNKQVQRCGHGQHFNAKTQLCDTIANAGCEKESNPPNECLKDGMLLSHEQCDKYFQCVHGNKILMPCPTGMHFSFKLQRCDWPKIAKCEPTQTPTTTTTTTTTTTTPKPESTPTPGYFPNGCPIDYRIEQLLPHPDCTKFYQCVHGFKQEMPCPGGTHFSFALQRCDWPSIAKCVPGITTTTRRPITTRRPTTTTRRSTTITTTKSPISTPRPGYFPNGCPVDYRIEQLLPHPDCTKFYQCVHGFKQEMPCPGGTHFSYELQRCDWPHIANCKPGASTSSPTTTPSTTPSTTTSTLRPTITTPSVTTSKPEYLPNGCPKDFSVHLLLPHEYDCTKFYHCNFGEKVERQCNSNLYFDPILQVCNWPSAVDCKPSTPPQSTTIKDLETTTTEVTSSVATTPDTTISPEVSTVGPTTPEATTPEATTAEDTTLEPTTPEATTPEATTAEDTTLEPTTTEATTPEATTPEATTAEDTTLEPTTPEASTPEATTAEDTTLEPTTTEATTPEATTPEATTAEDTTLEPTTPEATTPEATTAEDTTLEPTTPEASTPEATTAEDTTLEPTTPEATTPEATTAEDTTLEPTTPEATTPEATTAEDTTLEPTTPEATTPEATTPEATTAEDTTLEPTMPEATTPEATTPEATTPETSTPEASTPEGTTPEATTPEATTAEDTTLEPTTPEATTPETTTAEDTTLEPTTPEATTPEATTTEDTTLEPTTPEASTPEATTAEDTTLESTTPEASTPEATTAEDTTLEPTTPEATTPEATTPEATTAEDTTLEPTTPEATTPEATTAEDTTLEPTTTEATTPEATTAEDTTLEPTTPEATTAEDTTLEPTTPEATTPEATTAEDTTLEPTTPEATTPEATTAEDITLEPTTPEATTPEATTAEDTTLEPTTPEATTPEATTAEDTTLEPTTPEATTPEATTPEATTAEDTTLEPTTPEATTPEATTPEATTAEDTTLEPTTPEATTPEATTAEDTTLEPTTPEATTPEATTPEATTAEDTTLEPTTPEATTAEDTTLEPTTPEATTPETTTAEDTTLEPTTPEATTPEATTTEDTTLEPTTPEASTPEATTAEDITLEPTTPEATTPEATTAEDTTLEPTTPEATTPEATTAEDTTLEPTTPEATTPEATTPEATTAEDTTLEPTTPEATTPEATTAEDTTLEPTTPEATTPEATTPEATTPETSTPEATTPEATTAEDTTLEPTTPEATTPEATTAEDTTLEPTTPEASTPEATTAEDTTLEPTTPEATTPEATTPEATTAEDTTLEPTTPEATTPEATTAEDTTLEPTTPEATTPEATTPEATTAEDTTLEPTTPEATTPEATTAEDTTLEPTTPEATTPEATTPEATTAEDTTLEPTTPEATTPEATTAEDTTLEPTTPEATTPEATTPEATTAEDTTLEPTTTEATAPEATTPEATTAEDTTLEPTTPEATTPEATTAEDTTLEPTTPEATTPEATTPEATTAEDTTLEPTTPEATTPEATTPEATTAEDTTLEPTTPEATTPEATTAEDTTLEPTTPEATTPEATTPEATTAEDTTLEPTTTEATAPEATTPEATTAEDTTLEPTTTEATAPEATTPEATTAEDTTLEPTTPEATTPEATTAEDTTLEPTTPEATTPEATTAEDTTLEPTTPEATTPEATTAEDTTLEPTTPEASTPSTPSTPAPICPPGVFGNVPHPVLCDYYYNCIGGMEVLLRCLEGFEYDHSIRGCSRISENGCFARKNVTTTIDYNTDTTTDYQLIDTTTEYIESTTYRENICPPGFSGNLPHSTICSHYYLCEEGEAILKNCAKGFEYDAEIMDCVPISETGCYAQQGLTTTTDNNRLPELSTYKNDEEDYICPPMFSGNIEHPTLCDSYYTCFAGMEFLMNCSHGFEFDPVVKNCVRISKTGCFATRYNLTSSTTTTTTPTITTTENNKDKPICPPNFSGNVPHETKCDSYYTCFSGSEFLMQCPNGFEFDSNTKDCVRISETGCFAQQRLATTTDNNRLPELSTYKNDEEDYICPPMFSGNIKHPSLCDSYYTCFAGMEFLMNCTHGFEFDPVVKDCVRISETGCFAQQGLATTTDNNKLPELSTYKNDEEDYICPPMFSGNIEHPSLCDSYYTCFAGMEFLMNCSHGFEFDPAVKNCVRISNTGCFATRYNLTTTTTTTTTTTPSTTTPENNKVKPICPPAFSGNIPHRTKCDYYYTCFSGSEFLMQCPKEFEFDPNTKDCVRISEAGCFAHQDLTTTTDNNRLPELSTYKNDEEDYICPPTFSGNIEHPTLCDSYYTCFAGMEFLMNCSHGFEFDPVVENCVRVSKTGCFATRYNLTTTTTTSTTTEHNKVTPICPPAFSGNIPHRTKCDYYYTCFSGSEFLMQCPNGFEFDPTTNECVRVTPSGCFARQNDPENICAPGKSGHVPHPELCDTFYLCAMGEPLRLHCSRGFEFSAENGQCVAISDDGCFAKVKQSKQMPICSPAKSGNIPHQTRCDSYYHCEDGEATEVFCKEGLEFDPETKQCALISENGCTARK, encoded by the exons AGTTGTGACACGCCGGAGAATGCTGGTTGCGTTGACGAGGAAATTATCGAGGACTGTCCAGCTAACACCTTTATCCCAATATTTTTACCTCATGATACTGACTGTAGCAAGTATTATAGATGCTTTAGGGGTAACAAACAAGTCCAAAGGTGTGGTCATGGTCAGCATTTTAATGCGAAAACCCAG CTCTGCGATACAATAGCAAACGCTGGCTGCGAAAAGGAATCGAACCCGCCAAATGAGTGCCTTAAGGATGGAATGTTGCTATCACATGAGCAGtgtgataaatattttcaatgtgTTCAcgggaataaaatattaatgccGTGTCCAACTGGGATGCACTTTAGTTTCAAGTTACAG CGATGTGATTGGCCAAAAATAGCGAAATGTGAGCCAACACAAACACCAACAACAACAACGactacaacaacaacaacaacgaCACCGAAACCGGAATCAACACCCACACCGGGATACTTTCCTAACGGATGTCCTATAGACTATAGAATTGAACAGTTGTTACCACATCCGGATTGTACGAAATTTTATCAGTGCGTGCATGGTTTTAAACAAGAAATGCCTTGTCCAGGAGGAACGCACTTCAGTTTTGCTTTGcag AGATGTGATTGGCCTAGTATAGCAAAGTGTGTTCCGGGTATAACAACTACAACTCGACGCCCAATAACAACTCGTCGACCAACAACAACTACTCGTCGATCGACAACAATTACAACGACCAAATCACCTATTAGTACCCCAAGGCCTGGATATTTTCCCAATGGATGTCCAGTAGACTACAGAATCGAACAATTGTTACCACATCCTGACTGCACTAAATTCTATCAGTGCGTGCATGGCTTTAAACAAGAAATGCCATGTCCGGGAGGAACACACTTCAGTTATGAACTGCAG AGATGCGATTGGCCACATATTGCTAATTGTAAGCCTGGAGCTTCAACTTCTTCCCCAACAACAACACCTTCTACAACACCCAGTACAACAACATCAACACTAAGACCAACAATAACAACGCCCAGCGTAACAACGTCAAAGCCAGAATATTTACCAAATGGTTGTCCTAAGGACTTTTCGGTCCATTTGTTGCTACCACATGAGTACGATTGCACGAAATTCTATCATTGCAATTTTGGGGAGAAGGTTGAGCGGCAATGTAATTCGAATTTATACTTCGATCCAATTTTGCAG GTATGTAACTGGCCGTCAGCAGTTGATTGCAAGCCAAGCACGCCTCCTCAAAGTACAACTATAAAAGATCTCGAAACAACAACCACTGAGGTAACCTCTTCAGTTGCTACCACTCCTGATACCACAATAAGTCCAGAAGTGTCTACAGTAGGGCCAACTACGCCTGAAGCAACTACACCAGAGGCAACCACGGCCGAAGACACAACATTAGAGCCTACTACGCCTGAGGCAACAACACCTGAGGCTACCACGGCTGAAGACACAACATTGGAGCCAACTACGACTGAAGCAACAACACCAGAGGCTACTACACCAGAGGCTACCACGGCTGAAGACACAACATTAGAGCCAACTACGCCTGAGGCATCAACACCAGAGGCTACCACAGCTGAAGACACAACATTGGAGCCAACTACGACTGAAGCAACAACACCAGAGGCTACTACACCAGAGGCTACCACGGCTGAAGACACAACATTAGAGCCAACTACGCCTGAAGCAACAACACCAGAAGCTACCACGGCTGAAGACACAACATTAGAGCCAACTACGCCTGAGGCATCAACACCAGAGGCTACCACAGCTGAAGACACAACATTAGAGCCAACTACGCCTGAGGCAACAACACCAGAAGCTACTACAGCTGAAGACACAACATTAGAGCCAACTACGCCTGAAGCAACTACACCAGAG GCTACCACGGCTGAAGACACAACATTAGAGCCAACTACGCCTGAGGCAACAACACCTGAGGCTACTACACCAGAGGCTACCACGGCTGAAGACACAACATTAGAGCCAACTATGCCTGAGGCAACAACACCTGAGGCTACTACACCAGAGGCTACTACACCAGAGACCAGTACACCAGAGGCTAGTACACCAGAGGGTACTACACCAGAGGCTACTACACCAGAGGCTACCACGGCTGAAGACACAACATTAGAGCCAACTACGCCTGAAGCAACTACACCAGAGACTACCACGGCTGAAGACACAACATTAGAGCCAACTACGCCTGAGGCAACAACACCAGAAGCTACTACAACTGAAGACACAACATTAGAGCCAACTACGCCTGAAGCATCTACACCAGAGGCTACCACGGCTGAAGACACAACATTAGAGTCAACTACGCCTGAGGCATCAACACCAGAGGCTACCACGGCTGAAGACACAACATTAGAGCCTACTACGCCTGAGGCAACAACACCTGAGGCTACTACACCAGAGGCTACCACGGCTGAAGACACAACATTAGAGCCAACTACACCAGAGGCTACTACACCAGAGGCTACCACGGCTGAAGACACAACATTGGAGCCAACTACGACTGAAGCAACAACACCAGAG GCTACCACGGCTGAAGACACAACATTAGAGCCAACTACACCAGAG GCTACCACGGCTGAAGACACAACATTAGAGCCAACTACGCCTGAAGCAACAACACCAGAAGCTACCACGGCTGAAGACACAACATTAGAGCCAACTACGCCTGAGGCAACAACACCAGAAGCTACTACAGCTGAAGATATAACATTAGAGCCAACTACGCCTGAGGCAACAACACCAGAAGCTACTACAGCTGAAGACACAACATTAGAGCCAACTACGCCTGAAGCAACTACACCAGAG GCTACCACGGCTGAAGACACAACATTAGAGCCAACTACGCCTGAGGCAACAACACCTGAGGCTACTACACCAGAGGCTACCACGGCTGAAGACACAACATTAGAGCCAACTACGCCTGAGGCAACAACACCTGAAGCAACTACACCAGAGGCCACCACGGCTGAAGACACAACATTAGAGCCAACTACGCCTGAAGCAACTACACCAGAGGCTACTACGGCTGAAGACACAACATTAGAGCCAACTACGCCTGAGGCAACAACACCTGAGGCTACTACACCAGAGGCTACCACGGCTGAAGACACAACATTAGAGCCAACTACACCAGAG GCTACCACGGCTGAAGACACAACATTAGAGCCAACTACGCCTGAAGCAACTACACCAGAGACTACCACGGCTGAAGACACAACATTAGAGCCAACTACGCCTGAGGCAACAACACCAGAAGCTACTACAACTGAAGACACAACATTAGAGCCAACTACGCCTGAAGCATCTACACCAGAGGCTACCACGGCTGAAGACATAACATTAGAGCCAACTACGCCTGAGGCAACAACACCAGAAGCTACTACAGCTGAAGACACAACATTAGAGCCAACTACGCCTGAAGCAACTACACCAGAG GCTACTACGGCTGAAGACACAACATTAGAGCCAACTACGCCTGAGGCAACAACACCTGAGGCTACTACACCAGAGGCTACCACGGCTGAAGACACAACATTAGAGCCAACTACACCAGAGGCTACTACACCAGAGGCTACCACGGCTGAAGACACAACATTAGAGCCAACTACGCCTGAGGCAACAACACCTGAGGCTACTACACCAGAGGCTACTACACCAGAGACTAGTACACCAGAG GCTACTACACCAGAGGCTACCACGGCTGAAGACACAACATTAGAGCCAACTACGCCTGAAGCAACAACACCAGAAGCTACCACGGCTGAAGACACAACATTAGAGCCAACTACGCCTGAGGCATCAACACCAGAGGCTACCACAGCTGAAGACACAACATTGGAGCCAACTACGCCTGAGGCAACAACACCTGAGGCTACTACACCAGAGGCTACCACGGCTGAAGACACAACATTAGAGCCAACTACACCAGAGGCTACTACACCAGAGGCTACCACGGCTGAAGACACAACATTAGAGCCAACTACGCCTGAGGCAACAACACCTGAGGCTACTACACCAGAGGCTACCACGGCTGAAGACACAACATTAGAGCCAACTACGCCTGAAGCAACTACACCAGAGGCTACCACGGCTGAAGACACAACATTGGAGCCAACTACGCCTGAGGCAACAACACCTGAGGCTACTACACCAGAGGCTACCACGGCTGAAGACACAACATTAGAGCCAACTACACCAGAGGCTACTACACCAGAGGCTACCACGGCTGAAGACACAACATTAGAGCCAACTACGCCTGAGGCAACAACACCTGAGGCTACTACACCAGAGGCTACCACGGCTGAAGACACAACATTAGAGCCAACTACGACTGAAGCAACAGCACCAGAGGCTACTACACCAGAGGCTACCACGGCTGAAGACACAACATTAGAGCCAACTACGCCTGAAGCAACTACACCAGAGGCTACCACGGCTGAAGACACAACATTGGAGCCAACTACGCCTGAGGCAACAACACCTGAGGCTACTACACCAGAGGCTACCACGGCTGAAGACACAACATTAGAGCCAACTACACCAGAGGCTACTACACCAGAGGCTACTACACCAGAGGCTACCACGGCTGAAGACACAACATTAGAGCCAACTACGCCTGAAGCAACTACACCAGAGGCTACCACGGCTGAAGACACAACATTAGAGCCAACTACGCCTGAGGCAACAACACCTGAGGCTACTACACCAGAGGCTACCACGGCTGAAGACACAACATTAGAGCCAACTACGACTGAAGCAACAGCACCAGAGGCTACTACACCAGAGGCTACCACGGCTGAAGACACAACATTAGAGCCAACTACGACTGAAGCAACAGCACCAGAGGCTACTACACCAGAGGCTACCACGGCTGAAGACACAACATTAGAGCCAACTACGCCTGAGGCAACTACACCAGAGGCTACCACGGCTGAAGACACAACATTGGAGCCAACTACGCCTGAGGCAACAACACCAGAAGCTACTACAGCTGAAGACACAACATTAGAGCCAACTACGCCTGAAGCAACTACACCAGAGGCTACTACAGCTGAAGACACAACATTAGAGCCAACTACGCCTGAAGCATCAACACCAAGTACCCCATCTACACCTGCACCAATTTGTCCCCCAGGTGTTTTTGGCAATGTACCACATCCCGTTTTGTGTGACTACTATTACAATTGTATTGGAGGAATGGAAGTTTTACTGAGATGTTTAGAAGGCTTTGAGTACGATCACAGTATTAGG GGCTGCTCACGCATTTCCGAAAATGGATGTTTTGCAAGAAAAAATGTTACAACAACAATAGATTATAacacagatacaacaacagaCTACCAACTTATCGACACAACAACAGAATATATAGAATCAACAACATACAGAGAGAATATTTGTCCACCCGGTTTTTCAGGGAATTTGCCACACTCAACAATTTGCAGTCATTATTATCTTTGTGAAGAGGGTGAAGCGATACTGAAGAACTGCGCGAAGGGATTTGAGTACGATGCCGAAATTatg gACTGTGTTCCAATATCAGAGACCGGTTGTTACGCACAGCAAGGTCTAACAACAACAACGGATAACAATAGATTACCCGAGTTATCAACTTACAAGAACGACGAAGAGGACTATATATGTCCACCAATGTTTTCTGGTAATATCGAACATCCAACTTTGTGTGATTCGTATTACACTTGCTTTGCTGGAATGGAATTTTTGATGAATTGCTCTCATGGATTCGAGTTTGACCCAGTTGTTAAG AATTGCGTCCGGATTTCAAAAACTGGTTGTTTCGCAACACGATACAACTTAACATCATCAAcaacaacgacaacgacaccAACTATAACAACAACCGAAAACAATAAAGACAAACCAATATGTCCACCGAACTTCTCAGGAAATGTACCCCACGAAACAAAATGCGATTCTTACTATACTTGCTTTAGTGGATCGGAGTTTTTGATGCAATGTCCCAACggatttgaatttgattcgAATACAAAA GATTGCGTTCGAATATCGGAGACCGGTTGTTTTGCACAACAACGCTTAGCAACAACAACAGACAACAATAGATTACCCGAGCTATCTACTTATAAGAACGATGAAGAGGACTATATATGTCCACCAATGTTTTCTGGTAATATAAAGCATCCATCTTTGTGTGATTCGTATTACACTTGCTTTGCTGGGATGGAGTTTTTGATGAATTGCACTCATGGATTCGAGTTTGACCCAGTTGTTAAG GACTGTGTTCGAATATCAGAGACTGGTTGTTTTGCACAACAAGGCTTAGCCACAACAACggataacaataaattacccGAGTTATCAACTTACAAGAACGATGAAGAGGACTATATATGCCCACCTATGTTTTCTGGTAATATCGAACATCCAAGTTTGTGTGATTCGTATTACACTTGCTTTGCTGGAATGGAGTTTTTGATGAATTGTTCTCATGGATTCGAGTTTGATCCAGCTGTTAAg aaTTGCGTCCGGATCTCGAACACTGGCTGTTTTGCAACACGATACAACTTAACAACAACTACAACGACAACCACAACAACGACACCATCTACAACAACACCCGAAAACAACAAAGTCAAACCAATATGTCCACCGGCTTTCTCAGGAAATATTCCCCACAGAACGAAATGTGATTATTACTATACTTGCTTTAGTGGATCGGAGTTTTTAATGCAGTGTCCCaaagaatttgaatttgatccGAATACAAAA GACTGTGTTCGAATATCAGAGGCTGGTTGTTTCGCACATCAAGATCTAACAACAACAACGGATAACAATAGGTTACCCGAGTTATCAACTTACAAGAACGATGAAGAGGACTATATATGCCCACCTACGTTTTCTGGGAATATCGAACATCCAACTTTATGTGATTCGTATTACACTTGCTTTGCTGGAATGGAGTTTTTGATGAATTGTTCTCATGGATTCGAGTTCGATCCAGTCGTTGAG aattgCGTCCGAGTTTCGAAAACTGGTTGTTTTGCAACACGATACAACTTAAcaacaacgacaacgacatcAACTACAACCGAACACAACAAAGTCACACCAATATGTCCACCGGCTTTCTCAGGAAACATTCCCCACAGAACAAAATGCGATTATTACTATACTTGCTTCAGTGGTTCGGAGTTTTTAATGCAGTGTCCCAACGGATTTGAATTTGATCCCACAACCAAC GAATGTGTAAGGGTAACGCCGAGTGGATGTTTCGCGCGGCAAAATG ATCCAGAAAACATTTGCGCACCAGGTAAATCTGGTCACGTGCCACACCCAGAATTGTGTGACACGTTCTACCTTTGTGCCATGGGTGAACCCCTGAGGCTACATTGCAGCAGAGGATTTGAATTCTCTGCAGAAAATGGG CAATGCGTGGCGATATCTGATGATGGATGCTTTGCGAAAG TGAAACAATCAAAACAGATGCCAATTTGCTCACCAGCTAAATCTGGTAACATACCACATCAAACAAGATGCGACTCGTACTATCACTGTGAAGATGGTGAAGCCACAGAAGTATTTTGTAAAGAAGGATTGGAATTTGACCCAGAAACTAAG caATGCGCGCTCATTTCGGAGAACGGCTGCACAGCTCGCAAGTAG